In the Marinomonas algicola genome, one interval contains:
- a CDS encoding glycosyltransferase family 2 protein has protein sequence MKVSVVIPSYKVKKFVLEVISQIGQEVDRIYVVDDCCPEHSGQYVKDQCQDKRIKVVFHEVNQGVGGAVSTGYKAALADGMDVVVKVDGDGQMDPTLIPKFIQPIIDGQADYTKGNRFFNIDDASDMPKVRFFGNIALSFLTKVSSGYWKSFDPTNGYTAISTKVLSLINIDKVSKDYFFESDMLYRLGIYRAKVVDIPMLAKYEDEESNLKIKKIFFLFLKKNIHNFNRRIVYSYFMRDFSAASVELLAGTFAFFFGVIFGAYHWGASSSSGIPATSGTVMISGLSIIIGLQLLLSFLNYDIGNVPKETLHTKLKDL, from the coding sequence ATGAAAGTATCCGTTGTTATACCTTCATATAAGGTTAAGAAATTTGTATTAGAGGTGATCTCCCAAATTGGTCAAGAGGTAGATCGTATTTATGTTGTGGACGATTGCTGCCCAGAACACAGCGGTCAATATGTAAAAGATCAGTGTCAAGATAAACGAATAAAAGTCGTGTTTCATGAAGTGAATCAAGGCGTTGGTGGTGCGGTAAGCACAGGGTATAAGGCCGCTCTTGCTGATGGCATGGATGTTGTGGTGAAGGTAGATGGGGATGGGCAAATGGACCCAACGTTGATCCCTAAATTTATACAGCCGATTATTGACGGGCAAGCGGATTACACAAAAGGCAATCGTTTCTTCAATATAGACGATGCCAGTGACATGCCAAAAGTACGCTTTTTTGGCAATATCGCGTTATCATTTTTAACAAAGGTATCAAGTGGTTACTGGAAAAGTTTTGATCCGACTAATGGGTATACGGCGATTTCGACGAAAGTCTTGTCACTGATTAATATCGACAAAGTCAGTAAAGACTACTTTTTTGAAAGTGACATGTTATACCGTCTTGGTATTTATCGAGCAAAGGTTGTTGATATCCCCATGCTGGCTAAGTACGAAGATGAAGAGTCAAACCTAAAGATTAAAAAGATTTTTTTTCTGTTCCTAAAGAAAAACATCCATAATTTTAACCGCCGCATTGTATATAGTTACTTTATGAGGGATTTTTCAGCGGCTTCGGTAGAATTACTGGCAGGAACCTTTGCGTTTTTCTTTGGGGTTATTTTTGGTGCTTATCACTGGGGTGCCTCATCCTCATCAGGAATACCCGCTACCAGCGGAACAGTGATGATATCAGGTCTGTCGATTATTATTGGCCTGCAGCTCTTGCTCTCATTTTTAAATTATGACATTGGTAATGTACCGAAAGAAACATTACACACTAAGTTAAAAGACTTATGA
- a CDS encoding GtrA family protein — protein MSRQFLLFLLIGGVQYALDASTFALCIVFVSAEVANVFARFIGAMSGYFLNGLFTFKKLDSKQKIAPKILLKFVLLWCVMTLLSTFMIQYSIGFFEIERWHWVVGAKLLVEAVLVVLSFSLQKFVVYR, from the coding sequence ATGAGTCGGCAGTTCCTACTGTTTCTGCTCATAGGTGGGGTTCAATATGCATTGGACGCGTCCACGTTTGCTTTATGCATTGTGTTTGTTTCGGCTGAGGTAGCCAATGTCTTCGCTCGATTTATTGGAGCCATGTCGGGTTATTTTTTAAATGGTCTATTTACCTTTAAAAAACTAGACAGCAAACAAAAAATCGCGCCTAAAATATTGCTTAAGTTTGTCCTGCTTTGGTGTGTTATGACACTGCTTAGCACCTTCATGATTCAGTACTCTATCGGCTTTTTCGAAATTGAACGTTGGCATTGGGTTGTTGGGGCTAAACTGCTTGTTGAGGCTGTGCTGGTTGTGTTGAGTTTTTCTTTGCAAAAATTTGTTGTGTATCGATAG
- a CDS encoding glycosyltransferase family 2 protein yields MKKITILCPAFNEEAGIQSFLSVLDSTLEPLSANYLFHVVILNDGSTDKTAMAVSQYDAKNLSITLCNFTRNFGKEAAIYAGLERYSSDAYIVMDTDLQHPPSLIPQMLEYWEQGFKVVESVKSARGKESLLYKLFSTAFYRGLSLLSSLELENHSDYKLLDNEIAEHINKLPEKQRFFRGLVEWLGFPSVQIPFTVPEREGDSSSWSALGLFKYSIHNIVSFTSAPLHLVTLIGFLMLIISSIIGSVSLYQWVIGVAVTGFTTVILLLLFIGSILMISLGLIGLYLAKIYDEIKARPTYLVQNEINYPLKQRSQEESP; encoded by the coding sequence ATGAAAAAAATCACGATTCTTTGTCCCGCGTTTAATGAAGAAGCTGGCATTCAGTCCTTTCTTTCAGTACTAGACAGTACGCTAGAACCATTGTCTGCAAACTACCTGTTCCATGTCGTTATTTTAAATGACGGCTCTACAGATAAAACGGCGATGGCTGTCAGTCAATATGACGCCAAAAACCTTTCTATTACCTTATGCAATTTTACTCGAAACTTTGGAAAAGAAGCGGCAATTTATGCGGGCTTAGAGCGTTACTCCTCGGATGCCTATATTGTGATGGATACCGATTTACAGCATCCGCCAAGCTTAATTCCTCAAATGCTAGAATATTGGGAGCAAGGTTTCAAAGTGGTTGAATCGGTTAAAAGCGCACGTGGTAAAGAGTCTTTGCTCTATAAACTCTTTAGTACGGCTTTTTATAGAGGGCTAAGTCTACTAAGCTCTTTAGAGTTAGAAAATCACAGCGACTATAAACTACTGGATAATGAGATAGCCGAACACATTAATAAACTACCGGAAAAGCAACGGTTTTTTCGCGGCTTGGTCGAATGGCTGGGGTTTCCGAGTGTTCAAATTCCCTTTACGGTTCCAGAAAGAGAAGGGGACAGCTCTTCTTGGAGCGCATTAGGTCTATTCAAATACTCTATTCATAACATTGTTTCTTTTACGTCTGCCCCTTTACATCTAGTAACGCTAATTGGTTTTTTAATGTTAATCATTAGCAGTATTATAGGCAGTGTATCACTATATCAATGGGTTATAGGCGTTGCCGTGACAGGCTTTACCACGGTGATATTGCTACTGCTCTTTATCGGCAGCATACTCATGATTAGTTTGGGCTTAATTGGCCTCTATCTTGCTAAAATCTACGATGAAATTAAAGCACGACCAACCTACCTTGTTCAAAATGAAATCAACTACCCTCTGAAACAGAGAAGCCAGGAGGAGAGTCCGTAA
- the rfbB gene encoding dTDP-glucose 4,6-dehydratase, with protein MKILITGGAGFIGSALVRYILSETQHSVINVDKLTYAGNLNSIPDALQSKDRYRFEQLDICDSTAIRKVLQETQPTVIMHLAAESHVDRSIDGPGDFMQTNIMGTFVLLEEARQYWSTLEGAAKADFRFHHISTDEVYGDLPHPDDVQGELPLFTESTSYAPSSPYSASKASSDHLVRAWQRTYGLPTIITNCSNNYGPYHFPEKLVPHIILNALAGKPLPVYGNGSQIRDWLYVEDHARALFTVVTQGKIGETYNIGGHNEKRNIEVVRTICALLEDMVPTKPAGVDHYQDLITFVQDRPGHDARYAIDASKMSAELDWAPQETFESGIKKTVQWYLDNATWWQQVLNGEYQLDRLGKE; from the coding sequence GTGAAAATACTAATCACTGGCGGTGCGGGTTTTATTGGAAGTGCATTGGTTAGATATATACTTTCAGAAACTCAACACAGCGTTATTAATGTCGATAAATTAACCTATGCAGGCAACCTTAATTCTATCCCTGACGCGTTACAAAGCAAAGATAGATATCGTTTTGAGCAATTGGATATTTGCGATTCGACCGCGATACGTAAGGTGCTTCAAGAGACTCAACCCACGGTTATAATGCATTTAGCGGCCGAAAGTCATGTAGATCGCTCCATTGATGGCCCTGGTGATTTTATGCAGACGAATATCATGGGGACGTTTGTTCTACTAGAAGAAGCCAGGCAGTATTGGTCTACCCTAGAAGGGGCGGCCAAAGCCGATTTTCGTTTCCATCACATATCAACAGATGAAGTGTATGGTGATTTGCCTCACCCGGATGACGTTCAAGGTGAGTTGCCTCTTTTTACTGAGTCTACCTCTTATGCACCAAGCTCTCCTTATTCAGCCAGTAAAGCCAGTTCTGACCACTTAGTACGAGCGTGGCAGCGAACCTATGGCTTACCTACCATCATTACGAATTGTTCTAATAATTATGGCCCTTATCACTTTCCTGAAAAGCTGGTGCCGCATATCATTTTAAATGCACTGGCGGGCAAACCTTTACCTGTGTATGGAAATGGTTCGCAAATTCGTGACTGGTTGTATGTAGAAGATCATGCAAGAGCGTTATTTACCGTAGTGACACAAGGTAAAATAGGTGAGACATACAACATTGGCGGCCATAATGAAAAACGCAATATCGAAGTGGTACGGACCATCTGTGCATTATTAGAAGACATGGTTCCCACTAAGCCTGCAGGTGTCGATCATTATCAAGATTTGATAACATTCGTGCAAGATCGTCCAGGTCACGACGCCAGATACGCCATTGATGCCAGCAAGATGTCCGCAGAATTAGATTGGGCACCGCAAGAGACGTTTGAATCCGGCATTAAAAAAACCGTCCAATGGTATTTAGATAATGCCACTTGGTGGCAACAAGTATTGAATGGCGAATACCAATTAGACCGTTTAGGTAAAGAATAA
- the rfbA gene encoding glucose-1-phosphate thymidylyltransferase RfbA, with protein sequence MKNRKGIILAGGSGTRLHPLTLGCSKQLMPIYDKPMIYYPLSVLMLAGIREVLIITTPEDQQNFKKVLGDGQQFGMSLEYAVQPSPDGLAQAFIIGEEFIGEDNVALLLGDNIFFGQRFSEILQESTEQQTGATVFGYHVTDPERFGVVEFDDKGNVLSIEEKPQEPRSQYAVTGMYFYDNDVIDIAKTIKPSSRGELEITDINLAYLKRGDLKVSLLGRGFAWLDTGTHDALLEAGQFVQTVEHRQGLKVACLEEIAFLKKWITKEQLIEAGTQLQKTGYGQYLLKIANGYR encoded by the coding sequence GTGAAGAATCGTAAAGGTATTATTTTAGCGGGAGGGAGTGGTACCAGGTTGCACCCGCTTACATTAGGTTGCTCAAAGCAACTGATGCCAATCTATGACAAACCAATGATTTATTATCCGCTTTCCGTGTTGATGTTGGCTGGTATTCGTGAAGTCTTGATTATAACAACCCCAGAAGATCAGCAAAATTTCAAGAAAGTGCTCGGTGATGGGCAGCAATTTGGTATGTCTTTAGAGTATGCCGTGCAACCTTCGCCAGATGGATTAGCGCAAGCGTTTATTATCGGTGAAGAATTCATAGGAGAAGATAATGTCGCGCTATTATTAGGCGATAATATTTTCTTCGGTCAACGCTTTTCAGAAATACTTCAAGAATCGACTGAGCAGCAGACAGGCGCCACCGTCTTTGGTTACCATGTGACCGACCCTGAGCGTTTTGGTGTGGTCGAATTTGATGACAAGGGAAACGTTTTGAGCATCGAAGAAAAGCCACAAGAGCCACGTTCTCAATACGCTGTGACGGGCATGTATTTTTATGATAACGATGTGATTGACATTGCCAAGACGATCAAGCCTTCTTCTCGTGGAGAGCTGGAAATTACCGATATTAATTTAGCGTATTTGAAACGCGGTGATTTAAAGGTGTCGTTATTGGGACGAGGCTTTGCATGGCTAGACACGGGAACGCATGACGCCTTACTGGAAGCAGGGCAGTTTGTGCAAACCGTTGAGCATCGCCAAGGCTTAAAAGTCGCCTGCCTTGAAGAAATTGCGTTCTTAAAAAAATGGATTACCAAAGAACAATTAATTGAAGCGGGTACGCAATTACAGAAAACCGGCTATGGTCAATATCTATTGAAAATTGCCAACGGCTACCGATAA
- the rfbC gene encoding dTDP-4-dehydrorhamnose 3,5-epimerase, with the protein MQVTKTAVDGVLIIEPNVFGDERGFFLESFQESRYQELCGITDRFVQDNHSRSGKNVLRGLHFQKSKPQGKLVRVVRGEVFDVAVDIRKGSPTYGQWAGVMLSEENKKQFWVPPGLAHGFVVLSEVADFEYKCTDYYDPSDEGCLIWDDPTVAIEWPKGIRPVLSEKDKLGLNFVDL; encoded by the coding sequence ATGCAAGTAACCAAAACAGCCGTAGACGGAGTGTTAATTATCGAGCCAAACGTGTTCGGTGATGAAAGAGGCTTCTTCTTAGAAAGCTTTCAAGAATCCCGTTATCAAGAGTTGTGTGGCATCACCGATCGTTTCGTGCAGGACAACCATTCGCGTTCAGGCAAAAACGTACTCAGAGGCCTTCACTTTCAAAAATCAAAGCCCCAAGGCAAATTGGTTCGAGTCGTTCGAGGGGAAGTGTTTGACGTTGCGGTCGACATTCGAAAAGGCTCTCCGACCTATGGTCAGTGGGCTGGAGTGATGTTATCCGAAGAGAATAAAAAACAATTTTGGGTGCCACCTGGTTTAGCGCATGGTTTTGTGGTGTTGTCAGAGGTCGCCGATTTTGAATACAAGTGCACAGATTATTATGATCCCAGTGACGAGGGATGCCTTATTTGGGATGACCCTACGGTCGCGATTGAATGGCCTAAGGGAATTCGCCCTGTTTTATCAGAGAAAGACAAATTAGGTTTAAATTTCGTTGATTTATAA
- the rfbD gene encoding dTDP-4-dehydrorhamnose reductase has product MRILLIGKNGQLGRSVTEQFNLSNVDNMELVSYDSSEFDITNKAQMAHRILQDKPNVIINASAYTKVDLAESECKEADKVNHLGVKALGEVAAAHTIPVIHVSTDYVFDGDAVFPYKPDDSTNPQSVYGKTKLAGEDALQQVNPQHLIIRTAWVFSEFGNNFVKTMVRLSDKEELSVVADQYGCPTYAGDLANCLLTLCQAIQVNEVQWGVYHFGGDAETSWHGFAKTIFSIAQSQNRIKSAPKVKAISTEEYPTPASRPQYSSLDCQKLAVYGIQPSNWRLALVNILPSV; this is encoded by the coding sequence ATGAGAATCTTACTAATAGGTAAAAATGGTCAATTAGGTCGCTCTGTCACAGAGCAATTCAATTTATCTAATGTGGATAATATGGAATTAGTTTCATACGACTCGTCTGAATTTGATATCACTAATAAAGCGCAAATGGCACATCGAATTTTACAAGATAAACCCAATGTTATTATTAATGCCTCGGCTTACACTAAGGTTGACCTAGCGGAATCGGAATGTAAAGAGGCCGATAAGGTTAATCATCTCGGTGTGAAGGCGTTAGGAGAAGTGGCGGCGGCTCATACTATTCCAGTCATCCATGTGTCGACAGATTATGTGTTTGATGGTGACGCTGTATTTCCTTACAAACCAGACGATTCAACAAACCCTCAAAGCGTCTATGGTAAAACAAAGCTAGCAGGTGAAGACGCCTTACAGCAAGTAAACCCTCAGCACCTTATTATTAGAACCGCTTGGGTATTCAGCGAGTTTGGTAATAACTTTGTTAAAACCATGGTTCGCCTATCCGATAAAGAAGAATTGAGTGTGGTGGCCGATCAATATGGTTGCCCTACCTACGCCGGTGATTTAGCTAACTGTTTATTAACCTTATGTCAGGCAATCCAGGTTAATGAAGTCCAATGGGGTGTATATCATTTTGGAGGGGATGCAGAAACCAGCTGGCATGGGTTTGCAAAGACGATTTTTTCTATTGCACAGAGCCAAAACCGTATTAAATCAGCCCCAAAAGTCAAGGCGATTAGTACTGAGGAATACCCGACCCCGGCTTCAAGGCCTCAGTATTCATCATTAGATTGCCAAAAATTAGCGGTATATGGTATTCAGCCTTCAAATTGGCGTCTAGCACTAGTTAACATTTTACCTAGCGTTTAA
- a CDS encoding glycosyltransferase family 2 protein, translating into MTVGEPNIERHNSYLPFSIVIPTYNAGPLFKHVVDSILRSSQRPEKVLVIDSSSIDATAQIAIDAGFELMSIPQAEFDHGGTRNLALSKVNTEVVLFMTQDAILQHENTLLRLLVSFENTQVTAAYGRQLPHLNAKPLGAFARLHNYPEDGYLTSLESSRPKGIQKIFMSNSFAAYRYSSLQAVGGFPEKLILGEDSYLAGKLLLAGGKIEYVSEACVQHSHNYSLTEEFKRYFDIGVFHREQHWLLETFGTPEKMGFQFAIKQTHFLIRHKRAYLIPYSGLSLVAKYLGYRLGRSYRSLPHNVNVLCSMHKKYWHNKSTSKPSN; encoded by the coding sequence ATGACCGTAGGTGAACCTAACATAGAGAGACACAACTCTTATCTGCCATTTTCGATTGTCATACCGACCTATAATGCCGGACCATTATTTAAACACGTTGTGGATAGTATTCTTAGATCGAGCCAACGACCTGAGAAAGTCCTAGTCATAGATTCAAGTTCAATTGACGCAACAGCACAGATTGCAATTGATGCAGGGTTTGAGTTGATGAGTATCCCTCAGGCTGAGTTTGATCATGGTGGGACTCGTAATTTAGCCTTATCTAAGGTCAATACAGAGGTTGTTCTGTTTATGACACAAGACGCCATTCTGCAGCATGAAAATACTCTATTACGTTTGTTAGTATCGTTTGAAAACACTCAAGTTACCGCGGCCTATGGGCGTCAGTTGCCCCACTTGAATGCTAAACCATTGGGTGCATTTGCAAGATTACATAACTATCCAGAGGACGGTTATCTTACGAGTTTAGAGTCGAGCCGTCCTAAGGGTATCCAGAAAATTTTTATGTCTAATTCTTTTGCGGCCTATCGTTATTCGTCGCTTCAAGCTGTTGGTGGCTTTCCTGAGAAGCTAATATTAGGTGAAGATTCCTATTTGGCTGGAAAGTTGCTTTTGGCTGGTGGCAAAATAGAGTATGTGAGTGAGGCGTGTGTGCAGCACTCTCATAATTATTCGTTAACAGAGGAATTTAAGCGTTATTTTGATATAGGTGTTTTTCATAGAGAGCAGCATTGGTTGTTAGAGACATTTGGAACGCCAGAAAAAATGGGTTTTCAGTTTGCTATTAAGCAAACCCATTTTTTAATTCGTCATAAACGGGCGTATTTGATACCCTATTCAGGGCTTTCTCTGGTCGCAAAATACCTTGGTTATCGCTTGGGAAGGTCATATCGGTCTTTGCCACATAACGTCAATGTCCTTTGCTCAATGCATAAGAAATACTGGCATAATAAATCGACTTCCAAGCCGTCAAATTAA
- a CDS encoding tetratricopeptide repeat protein, whose protein sequence is MQKPPHLLKHHFFRYFSCHSLFGAITVTIGLGFNSSALFADTSTKGHASCPTLPNIHAQPTTEEWIDLRHQLGRQLDLCLNDSAFFALYGASLLHSGLTAQSIENLERALLIDPNNGSALIDYAEALYLSDQLLAAIQVNQQVLNREDLPSYLREPLTERGKTWNQQRVHWQNKIALSSGYHNNLNGVANLKDLILTFDDRDIIVRLDKNSRPIPGNYKGINASTHRTALTENGVSRLSISAASRLSDLERVDTESVGVSYERERILEDGSFIWDIDSQYIFFGGKGLYLSSSSRANRYWKQESCSTYVATELSSLYFPDQSQSNEADLEFKWGAVCGPANNQIDFSFSMAHNESLQNRPGGDRLIKEVNLQWKKNLGKGIFLSEVSFTSTEDEKGYNPLLSNNETRNTNTTNASLRFFYPLTNSLMLQSGVYYQEQSSNLSLFETESKSADIGLTFSF, encoded by the coding sequence ATGCAGAAGCCGCCTCATTTATTAAAACATCATTTTTTTCGTTATTTCAGTTGCCACTCTTTATTTGGGGCAATCACGGTGACCATTGGCCTAGGCTTCAATTCGTCAGCCTTATTCGCCGATACCTCTACAAAGGGCCATGCCTCTTGCCCAACATTACCAAACATTCATGCCCAGCCAACAACTGAGGAGTGGATTGACCTTAGACACCAACTTGGCAGGCAGCTCGACCTCTGTTTAAATGACTCGGCTTTTTTTGCCTTATATGGCGCGTCTCTATTGCATTCAGGACTGACGGCACAATCAATTGAGAACTTAGAGAGAGCCTTATTGATTGACCCAAATAATGGAAGTGCCCTGATAGATTACGCTGAAGCACTGTATCTCTCGGATCAACTGCTGGCTGCGATACAAGTGAATCAGCAGGTACTTAATCGTGAGGATCTCCCGAGCTATTTACGAGAACCGTTAACAGAACGTGGGAAGACATGGAACCAACAAAGAGTCCATTGGCAAAATAAGATTGCCTTATCAAGCGGTTATCACAATAACCTGAACGGGGTTGCTAACCTAAAGGATTTAATTCTTACCTTTGATGATCGTGACATAATCGTTAGGCTCGACAAGAACTCTAGACCGATACCAGGAAACTATAAAGGAATTAATGCCTCGACGCACAGGACGGCCTTAACGGAAAATGGGGTAAGCCGTTTATCCATTAGTGCCGCCAGTCGATTAAGTGACTTAGAGCGCGTCGATACTGAATCTGTTGGCGTATCCTATGAAAGAGAGCGAATTTTAGAAGATGGATCCTTTATTTGGGATATCGATTCACAATACATTTTTTTTGGTGGAAAAGGCCTTTACCTATCTTCTTCAAGCCGCGCTAATCGCTACTGGAAACAAGAAAGTTGCTCCACCTATGTGGCCACTGAACTCAGCTCTTTGTACTTTCCTGATCAGTCACAATCTAACGAAGCCGATTTAGAATTTAAATGGGGCGCTGTTTGTGGGCCAGCCAACAACCAAATTGATTTTTCTTTTTCCATGGCCCACAACGAGTCATTACAGAACAGACCTGGTGGTGACCGACTTATTAAAGAAGTCAATTTGCAATGGAAAAAAAACCTAGGGAAAGGCATCTTCTTATCTGAGGTATCTTTCACATCCACAGAAGATGAAAAAGGGTATAATCCCCTTTTAAGCAACAATGAGACACGAAATACGAACACAACGAACGCGTCTTTGCGTTTCTTCTATCCACTAACCAATAGCCTTATGCTGCAATCTGGCGTTTACTATCAAGAACAAAGCAGCAATCTATCCTTGTTTGAGACAGAGTCTAAAAGCGCAGACATTGGTTTAACGTTTAGCTTTTAA
- a CDS encoding CHASE2 domain-containing protein, which translates to MFFKNASPITASKSESLNTLSVFDMPPIATKIAVVALAGMLTVFLSTFFSEWRYSTEEKFGSLGWTLFPSNETEERVTIVAIDEQSLSEIGPWPWPRDVLAELSNKLGEAGAALQLYDIVLPESKNGDDLLASVLQQHNSVLAQVPVLGNTNSIQTGTMSGELAGMRCQPPLPSTSNYLANHATFASLPKGHITPIVDADGMIRKQPPLICVQGRVYPSLSLEALLQNLPNKQSEKSIQIAKGSGFFAPAWNLHFPSYFGVKIPLDKEGNVRISYSLQPDAFQVVSAADVLLNRAPSNLLDGAWTLIGATAFGLGDIVPTPHSGATPGVELQARLLTSLLDGDTPYTPTNANIIWLFECFAITAILLLLASSRNRSSAIGLPLAAVILPVVTLITHMQFLQSSIWLGWFIPFTYALIAASFLALLEHGRVRVEKQRVFNNLSSYLPGQAAHNIAFNLPSGAVEAHRSELVLMCADLRNFSSYEESRPPEEAAALLHCFFVQASEIIEKNGGQVEEFKGDSVLSSWACDKSDAATMALKAANELQAMISTVIPSRPPAGLEPMALGIAIEKGPTLVGSIGPSHRRSHTILGDTVTITLRIQEMTQELAQPILIGECAARSLSNKELESQGSYLLDGLRTPHILFAPKIIHTAELYDTDPSDNIEVTPLRVISGGKHY; encoded by the coding sequence ATGTTTTTTAAGAACGCTTCCCCTATCACCGCATCAAAGTCTGAGAGCCTTAATACGCTTTCTGTGTTTGATATGCCTCCCATAGCGACAAAAATTGCAGTGGTTGCTTTGGCTGGCATGCTAACGGTTTTTCTAAGCACATTTTTTAGCGAATGGCGTTACTCTACAGAAGAAAAATTCGGTTCATTAGGCTGGACTCTGTTCCCTTCTAACGAGACTGAAGAAAGAGTCACTATTGTCGCCATTGACGAACAAAGTCTCTCTGAAATAGGGCCTTGGCCTTGGCCTAGAGACGTTCTTGCTGAGCTGTCTAATAAACTTGGCGAGGCTGGAGCGGCTTTGCAGCTGTATGATATTGTCTTGCCTGAGTCAAAAAACGGCGATGACCTACTTGCTTCTGTATTGCAACAACATAACAGTGTATTGGCGCAAGTGCCCGTCCTTGGGAATACGAATAGCATCCAAACAGGCACCATGTCTGGTGAGCTGGCTGGTATGCGCTGCCAACCCCCCTTGCCCAGTACATCAAATTATTTAGCCAATCACGCCACTTTTGCTAGCCTTCCTAAAGGCCATATTACCCCTATCGTAGATGCTGACGGTATGATTCGCAAACAACCGCCTCTGATTTGTGTGCAAGGTCGTGTTTATCCTTCATTATCATTAGAAGCCTTGTTACAGAACCTTCCAAATAAACAATCGGAAAAATCGATTCAAATTGCTAAGGGTAGCGGCTTCTTTGCCCCGGCATGGAACCTTCATTTTCCATCTTATTTTGGCGTTAAAATACCTTTAGACAAAGAGGGTAATGTAAGAATTTCTTATTCATTACAGCCAGATGCCTTTCAAGTCGTTTCGGCGGCGGATGTCCTGCTGAATAGAGCGCCGAGCAATTTACTTGATGGTGCTTGGACTCTCATCGGGGCCACGGCTTTTGGGTTAGGTGACATTGTACCAACCCCCCATTCTGGCGCCACGCCAGGTGTTGAGTTGCAAGCTCGCCTACTGACGAGTCTTTTGGATGGTGACACGCCTTACACACCGACAAACGCCAATATAATTTGGTTATTTGAGTGCTTTGCAATCACCGCTATTTTATTGCTTCTCGCCTCTAGCCGAAACAGATCCTCTGCCATTGGTCTTCCTTTAGCGGCGGTTATCCTTCCGGTTGTTACCTTGATAACACACATGCAGTTTCTGCAATCCAGTATTTGGCTAGGTTGGTTTATCCCCTTTACTTACGCGTTAATTGCAGCCAGCTTTTTAGCGCTGCTTGAACATGGACGAGTACGAGTAGAAAAGCAACGAGTGTTTAATAACTTAAGCAGTTATCTACCAGGGCAAGCGGCTCATAATATTGCTTTTAATTTGCCAAGCGGTGCTGTTGAAGCGCATCGCTCAGAACTTGTCTTGATGTGCGCCGACTTACGTAACTTCTCTTCCTATGAAGAATCAAGACCACCAGAAGAAGCCGCCGCGCTATTGCATTGCTTTTTTGTGCAGGCCTCTGAAATCATTGAAAAAAATGGTGGTCAAGTAGAAGAGTTTAAGGGCGACTCTGTTTTATCTAGCTGGGCGTGCGATAAAAGTGATGCGGCCACTATGGCGCTAAAAGCCGCCAATGAACTGCAAGCTATGATTTCAACCGTTATCCCAAGTCGACCTCCCGCTGGCCTTGAGCCAATGGCGCTTGGCATCGCCATTGAAAAAGGCCCGACCCTAGTTGGCTCAATTGGCCCTTCCCATCGACGAAGCCATACTATTTTAGGCGATACTGTTACTATTACCTTACGCATCCAAGAAATGACTCAGGAGTTGGCTCAACCTATTCTCATTGGTGAGTGCGCCGCAAGATCATTGAGCAATAAAGAACTAGAATCACAAGGTTCCTATTTACTTGATGGGTTACGCACACCCCATATTTTGTTTGCCCCTAAAATTATCCATACAGCCGAACTCTACGATACAGACCCTAGTGACAACATAGAAGTTACTCCTTTGCGTGTTATCTCTGGCGGCAAACATTATTAA